The Juglans regia cultivar Chandler chromosome 11, Walnut 2.0, whole genome shotgun sequence genome contains the following window.
AATCCTTGTGGTAAATGTTTACAAGCACCCACATCATAAAGTATTACGCACAAGGGTGTACTGGTCAATTTCATTGTTAGAGCATCTCTGCATTTACTCTCATTTTTTGCAAACCCTAGTCCTGACATATACAAATATAAGGAAGAGAGATCATGCAATGTAAAAcgtaaaaatgtaattaaagaTTAAGACCCACTAGTTTCTAATTAAGCAAATTCGAAATGTGTTAGAGTAATGATGATAATCACTTCAATCTTCAACCCAAATCTCTGTATTCTGTTATGGTCTCATATGATTTTATAATGGTTGGCCGGCGAATCAGCACTACTACTTAGTTTTGTTTAATGAGAAGTTATGGCATGAAAACCGTTATCTTATCAAAAACAGAAAGATTacagggggaaaaaaaagagagagcttCTTGGTAGCTGGGGGAAAATACTGCATTTGACAttaaaactcattaaaaaaatgaagttctCTTCTGCCCCAcccaaaataaattagatacaACTACACATAAATTAGATACAACTACATTGGGGAGCTTCACTACACTTCAAACTAACTTTTTAACAACTAACCAATTTGATcgcttaactttttcttaattatttattggatGGTCACTTAAACCCATCCAACTATAAGAGTTGGAAAAGGAAATTCTgtggtttttctttctttctttctatcctTTTTTCAAGCCCGTATAGTCCAACCCCGGCACAGCCCCTTGAGGAAAATTACCAGCCAGAACCAGGTAAAGCCTGGTCATTTCACAGTATTTTTATGTCATGCCAGCtcaaagtgtaaaaaaatagttttgagCCAATGAAATGGAAAGAAATTACAGTAAGCTCCATCCTAAGAGAATTCAACACTAACCAGCTGAGCCTTTTCAAGCTTTGATCTGGAAGCACGACAATTTGATTTTCCACCAGTGCTTCCATGTTCGGAATTTGGAACAACTGCAGAGAAAAGACTCTCAAGCTCTGACATGTCAAAATCTGGAGCCCTGGCACCGATAAGAAAGAATATGAACAATAAAATGTCCGTGAGAATCATAGGACTGAAAAGACTTCTTAAACAGTGAGGGAAAAAATGGTTGACAGAGAAGATGCCTACTTGGAAGTTTCATCAGCTTTCTGTGCCTCAGCCCATAAACTTCCTTGCATGGCTCGTGTCAACTTTAACCAATGATATGGTTTCAGATTGGTCTTTTTAGCAGAGGCTTGATTTCTGGGATTTGCACGTGATACACCCCATCCCTTTGAACTGAATGTAGAACCAGAAGGCGGTCCAGGAATTGGAGGCACTCCAGTAGCTCCAGAGTTCAACTTTGGAGAGGCACGACCAGCTTTTGTCAACCCATTGGAAAAGGGAGCTGGAGGGGGTGGTACAGGCGGAACATGAGCAGAATTCTTTGAGGAAGAATCATTCAGGGCAGAattaggaggaggaggaggtgatggTGGTGCCAAAGATAGTTTAGTAGGACCTGAGGCAGGCCTGGAGCCTGGAAGAGGTGGAGGCAGTGGGGGGGCAGATGTAACTGCTGTGTTCTTCTTCACACACACTGCAGAATGAACATCACAAGCATGTGAAGAAGGAATTGCAGGGGGTGGAGGATGGGAACCTGAAAATGAGGTCTTGAGAGATGATGGAGCTGTTCCCGAAAGTGGAGGTGGAGAGGATGGgagatttgaaaatgagttttttattgtGGAAGATGGGGATGTTACAGACAAAGAAGGGGGtaggggtgggggtgggggtggggaaGGGGGAGTTGAAAATGAGTTATTGAcagatggagatggagaaacCCCAGAAAAAGGAGGGCAAGGGGGAGGGGGCATTGAACGAGGACTTTTAAGAGCATAGAATGGAGACGCCCCAGCAAAAGGAGTGGGTGGAGGATGGGGGGGAGGGAATGATGACTGAATAGTGGTCCCAGGATGTTGAGTAGGCGAAGAATCTTTGGCACTTGAAATCGGTAGAGGCACCGACAGAGAGGGAATAGCTGCAGAAGTATTGCCGATATTTATAGGAGCATCAATTGAAGATTCTATTGAGAAAGAAGGGAGTGGAGGTGTCAGCTTTGAAGGAATGGGTATGTTACTCAGCTGTACAGGTttcattaaatttgaaatagaaGGAGCTGAAGAAGCAGAAGTTAAAGCTACTGTCACCGCATGCTTGACTTCTTCACTATTAGATGCAGCATGATCATGCAACAAAGCTGTAATTCCAAGGGCCGAGGGTGCACTATGGTATCTTGATATAGGTACAGGGGAGCCTTGCAAAGAATTAGAATATGAAGCTGGAGCTGGAGCTGATAGGGAAGTTGGAGGTCCTCTTTGGGAGATGATCTTAGATTTTGCAGGCCATTGGAAAGTGAACTGCAACTCTGGAGCTTCAATCTTCTTCCTAACTGAATTAGAATCGAGCCATGAATCTAAAGAGGGTATAGACTGTTTTGCCTGAGCCATCAATGTGAGATTCCTGTTGTTTTGTTCTGAGGCCTTCGATTCTGATATTAGATTTTCTGGAGTTGAATCCAGCAACAGGCTACCTTCTGCAGTAGGCAAAGAAATTGTCTCCAATCTTTCCTGAAGGAAAGTAGATGTTTTGATTTGCTGGAGCACATTCAATGCCGCATCTGCCTTTGGATCTAGCCAATCTACATTGCTGTAGATCTCTTTAACTTTTGCAAATGCTTCCACAGGAAGGCCTTCTTTCTCTTTGATACCAGGTAAATCAATTGAAATAAGAGAGGTAGCAGCATCCATCTCCGAAAGAAGAACCTTCACAAGTGGTCAGATCAAATAAGAGATTTAGAAGATGGCATAATTTGCCACTGAACACAAAGTTGTTGtactaaacataaaaaaaaaaaaaattaaaagaaaaaaagaaagggagagatatATCTATACCTCTGCTCTAAAATCCTTGTGAAATTGATCCTTACAATTCCATAAGATGTCTATTTCGTCGCGGTTTATAATCAAGATATTTGATTGTATAAAAGCTGTATTGAACATGGCTCGAAACATCATCTCTTCACGTTCCAGATCTTCATCCAAACTGATGCACTCAAGAACAACATCACCTTGGACGTGGCAATTAATGTCAAATTTAACAAGTTCACAATCTGCCTGCGTTATAAgtagaaagaacaaaaagtCACCAGAATAATATATACgtaattggaaaaaaatatgcaattttAAACTTCCTTTCATTGGCAATGCATCTACATAGAAAACAATAAGAAACAACTATCTATACTTACTGAATGGGGGTAACAAGTGGTAGCGATCTTAACCATTGAAAATGGTAAGAAGACACGGACTTAATTGTTCTGTCATTTTAAACTTGAGAGCATCAAagtctttttttaataagtaataaaataccaaaaaaacaaaaagggaataACTAAGGCACTTACTTTGACTAAACCTTTCCTAGCTTTAATGGAGTGCTTacattctaatattttttttttagaagataaaatttactaatgatcaataaaaggaaacacaaaaattatcaaGGCAACCAAGGACTATACTTCGAAAACGAggaaaagatataaaaaatttccTGGAAACTACAGCTTGGAAGACATAGGTGAGCTGGCATCCAGAGGTAAAGTGAATTAAAACATAAAGCCTTGAGTTCTTCCACGGTCCTTCCATTATCTTCAAAACTCCAatcatttatttccctccatATGACATAAGTTCATATGTACTAATCTCCATCACTTAACCAGAACAGACCTATCTATAAATTctgaaaagataaatttactatgaaataatttttaaaaaatcatagtAATAATTATAGTACTCAAAACAACAACAGcaaccagaaaaataaaaaactgataATATAACGATATCGCATGGTGAACCATCAGGggcaaattttcattttattcgCTGGTTGATTCAACTAATCAGCTGACCCATAATCAGAATGATTTCCCTGCACAGACAATTATATGAGGGCCCTATGACACTTGCATGCATTCTATCAAGAGAGGGTCCTGCATATGTTCATGTTCTTGCACACCACccttcagaaaataaaataagttaagaaaataaaatgacacaAATATAATGAGGAATCACATTGTGGATTGAAGAACTAGCTAATTTTAAAGGGAAGATATCCTCTCCATTAGTGGCAACTATGAAATAAACCATAGGAAGCACAACCAATCCAAGtcaataagaaataaattaaatacttaGATGGACCTGCTTGTGATGCCTAACAATTTTGCCCCTCCCTGGAGTTGAGAACAGAACTTTGGTTGTGTGATCAGCAGCCATAAAGGGATCCTGTCCATATATCCTAAATATTGGACAGCAACCACCAGCTCCATCCATTTTAGGAAGGAATCTAATAATGATGCAGTCCAGTGTAAGAGCCCTAGCCAGTGGAGGCCATTCTGAGGTGACATTTCTTCTGGAGACGTACAGAAGGTACCTCAGTTGTGAAGGCATTGAATTCAGCGGTGACATCAATTGCAAAAGTTCCCGAGGGGCTTGGTTGTAAATCATGTCCAGAGTATTTTGTTCTCCAGGGTACTGCTTCCTGTAAACCAAGAGGGCACCCAACATGAAAGCCAATACCGGCCATCCATCTCGTTCACAGTGCATCAAGAGTACATTTTGTTGCCCAAGTGACAGCCAACTTTCACTTGATCTTAAAAAGTGGTGAATCATCTCAATTGTGAGCAATGGGCAGCCTTCATAGTGACGTGGATAATCCATCACTGTCATATCATACTCAGACAATATGTTAGCAATCTGGCTCTGCTTCTCTCCTTCTCGAAAGTTGAAGACCATGAATGAAGCATCAGGTAAGTGTCCACGGAGTTGACGTACTATTCCTCCTATGTAGACTTTATATCCATCTTCTTCCCAAGTATCCATGGTGAAACAGCAGTCAAAGACTACACACGCAAACATCATGATCAAAGCCATTCAAGtaaaatgttctataaattatttttacagcATGAAAATTATCAGCATAAGTTTTATATCCAATACATGTGTTTCCTCCAAAACCTACATAATAAGGCAACAAGTAAAGGGTATGCACccatttcatttctctttttatatctTCTGAAAACCAAGATTTATAGAATAGAAAAACTTGACTAAATGAAAATCTTAAACACAAACACATATAtctatacttatatatatgtatccatATATAGTAACATATGCtgtgaacaaataaataaatgcatatGTAAATATATGTGCACGTAGTTATGTGGCATTCATTGCAATACGATCCTTGGGAAAATATAACATGTCCAAAATCTGTCAGAGGTCACAAACCACCACCAAGGACTTTCCTATAATGAATTAAgggaaaatttgaaacataagaATGATTCAAAAATTGGCAATACTTCTTGATTGGGTTTCACTCAAAAACTTTATGAGTCAAGTtgtgaaaagaaattatttatatttctggACTGAATataattacttatcaaaaaagtatttCCGGATATAATTTACCAGCCAGTCATAGCTTTGGTTATGAACACTGACAATCCGACATGCATTGAGCTAGGTTCCACCAGTTTCAATTGAATGagttcatataatatttttctatatctttTCTGCAAACATCGCTTACCTCAACAAGCAATTACTACAGCGTGGGTAAATATTTGTACTTTCTACCTTTTGTCATCACCCTCAAAGAAGGTCAGTAGATGgcaacaatttatttatttatctatttatttctcCTCCCAAAAATTTTCTCGCGAAATATTAGCCGACAGAGATATACTAGAGTCGTGACAGACTTGTTCATTGACAGACCCATTTCCACCAGAACAAACTATGCCTCCAGAACAACCAGAATTTATTATGGAAGGATGATGAATAAGAACATATACCGTCTGGGAGGAAAGAGTCCTTATGATTTGTAATGATTCAAAGTGTTCCAATTGTGACATTGACCAATCCATTTGCTGTACAAACCTATATTTTGGATCTAACTTGAGCTTTAATTGGATCGTTACAAATGGTTTCAAAAACAATCTCAGTTAGAAATGTCAAATGTGCATTTCAGCTGTACCACCTACAACATAATGGCCTAACAACAACATCAAGATTTAAGGAGGATAATGTAAAATCTCGGATTCAGTATGGGGGTGTGGTGAATGGGATCCTACATTGTACAGAAGGGAGAAGCCATTGCgatttataatgattccaatgaATTCAAATGGTaatattgactagtcttttCAAGGTACGATATAGACGTGACACATTTAGTCGATACAGCCTCAGTACTACATAGTTCATTGTCAAAAGAGGTTACTTCTATATCACCTACATTTTTAGTTCTTCCAACATATAACGTGTGGTATATAGACCACCAAACATAGACAAAATGCTAATAAAACATTGAGCACATTGAGAACTCTCGATCCTACTGAAAATTGTGTGTAAAACAATAAAGAACCCATTATTTTATATCCAGGGAACATATACTGTAATGTCCAGGGGTACTACTATCAACACCAATGATGCAAATTCACAGGATTGAAACtaaataataagaatttaaCAGAAACACATTAATCACAAGTCCCATTATTTCTATCTTTTCTCGACGCATTAATCTTCAGCCCTCAAATGACCAAACTTCATATAAACTACCGAAAGAAACATACCATAAACCCTTTCAGAGATCTCGAAAAGCCCGTCGGGTGGCTTCCGATAAAAGAACTTACGGAACAACGTCATGGTGTTTCAAGATTCAAAAGAATACCCAACCGGGAACACCTAGAAACGCTCTAATACAACACTCGTTGCAGGAAAGCAACCCCATTTCAGCTGAAATACGCAGATCACAGGAACCccacaaaacataatttgagAATGGTCATGATGGTATTGAAGAGAGTGTATATTCAGGAACCAGTGGTATGGATCTTGCTGAGTCTGGAAGGAACACTTTCTGGGTATTCTTGTTGTCGTTGTCTTCGCAGTCACACTTAGTCCGTGTCGGAGAGACTTGGCTTTCAATCAAGGcagttagagagagagggaaagttagattacagagagagagaagagaagagagattggACATATTCTTACGTTATATATTAGTCACAAGAAGAGTAAGGAATGGTGGTTGTTAGAGAGGAATTAAGGAGTCCAAGGATCTGAGGTTTGTCTGCGCGACTGCGTCTGTGTTTGTGCGTCTGTGACTCTGTACATGTGCTTtaagaagaaagacaaagaTTGATGATGACGATATGGCACGTGTGCGCGCTCCTTAtcaagaacaaaaaattaacgttcataaataataaagatgAGACGTGCTACACGGGGGTGTATGGCTCCAAAAAGATTATctggtcttttttatttttttttattttaaaaaaaaaatcaaaatatcattaaaaaatattttgaatgcaGAATAATATGTGCatcttaaaaaaatgtgcatcttaaaattagttgaaatattatttttgaaaattcgataccaataaaaaaaattaaaaagaatgtagAACCAGCATTTGTTGTAATTGGTCAGATTAAATACAACTATTATGGGTATAAGAAATCacgtaaaataaatttataaattgatataattttatataatatgttagatctattttataataaaatatatttataatctaacatattatatcaaattatatccatttatgaatttaaattcTCTTTATAactccaaatgcattattttagtttaaacaaattttattcatctttccacacaccacacttttttatttattaatattactaaaatgtttggtatatgaataataagtagaataattcaataagaagaataaaatttaaaaaaaatatataatatatgatgtatgaatgataagtagcaaatctctttaatttataatatcatatttaatatgaaaatgtttcaaaatatattcaatcatgaatataaatttatttaataatgaatcataacagttttctttgaaaaaaaaatctttttatagttaaaatatttatttaaataaaataagcgaaaaaaaattgaaaatagagGTGAAAAAGGTCCAAAAAGCCCTCACTTTATTGATGGGGGATATTTTGATCCCTTTGTTGACCAATCAAGGCCGCACTGAGACTGAGATTGAGAACACCAACTGAAAACTCTCTAACCCCACTGACCAGTTAGTGTGCAATGAGGACTGGCCTGCAAGCTACTCGTCACCAAGGCAGGACGAGATAGAAGTCAACAACTTGTATTTGAGGATAAGAAATTTGACgcttaaattatgaaattagatatTGATGACATGAATACAATGCAACGACATTATTTTTAAAGTCTTCATAATGAAATTTACGagattttaaagaataaatttacaattatatcCACAAGTGATAACCCATCAATATCTTTTGGAGGTGTGTCACCTTTCGTCCAACTTATGTTGATGTTGTAATTAACATTAATAGatatttaatgcaaagttttgaatatcgtttcgattgaaatattaaaatgaaatattttgatattaatactgttttggaatattttatatatgaataataaattatatatatataaactatattccaaattttaattataaaaactataaattattattatatatattattaaaattaaaaggaaagtCCCCAAAAGCCTCACCCCTTGTGTTTCTTAGATTCCTATAAGATTTTGCAGGCGTGTGTGGATGCAATATTATATACTCTATTaaaacttgtttattttttcgattaatttaaaaaaataatgatttatataaaaatttttgtgCATGCTTTGGTATGAAAGGACTCAACACAAGCTTTTTATCAAGTTTGACGATATGAGCTATTTAAAAGGTTTGACGGTCTAATATGAGGTTATGCAAAAAATCGAAAAGCCCTTCATTTCGAGTCCAACTTTACATAAAAATCCTTGTCAGTaactttaattacaaaattgcCATGCCACTGGGTTTTACATACCGGACCGAAATTTGCATGCTAGACGAAACATCTGAATCCGACCGAACGCATCGAAATGGCTGGTGTTTGACCTGGTATGAAACGTAGACCTCCCCCATGCCGAAACTGTTCCGGCACGATAAATTCCGATCGTTACAGTACGATATTTAAAACTCTAGTTTTAACTTTAACATACAATTTGTCTAATTTAGTGCCTGCTCTGCCACGGGCGATATAAATAAATGTGGTTGGACAATAATTATGTGACCATATGTTGTTTAGTTTTGTGATTgagtattgtttttatttttggtgatgtgtttaaatgttatgAACAAAATGTAACATTTTGTGATTACCCATAGTTTAGTATGAGTTTGTGTTGAAAATATAAGACCAGACATGCTGATTTTGTGATTGCCCATAGTTCAATCTCTATTGATtgtctttgttttttatttttggtgataCACAGTGTTTTAATTACATGTCGTGGATTGTAACACTGTTGCTACATCTGAGTGGATTTGCTATTCATGAAAGCTTGGACTTGTTTCATGCATCTGCTATtctattaagaaaaatgctacttgcaAGCGCATGGTGTAAACGGCTTGCAACCACACCAGTGctttcatttttccttctctcttaatttcattttatctctctttataaattttcaGTTGTAATCCCTCCCTTTCCTTGCCTCCAATCGATCGACCGATCCATCTCCTTTCTCCTTCAACcgacctctccctctctctttctctctctccatttcctttctctctccctcctcgtATAAGTAGATAGCCACCATTCTAAACAAACTTcaattactatttttctttcttcttttttggtatTTCTTTGTTTGCATTTGCGCGGATAGTAACTAAAAGACTGGATTAAGGAAACAATCCCTCTTTAGTCTTTCCCTATGGATCCTTACCAGTTAGCTGTGACGCAGCTTGCGGATTATAGTGTGCGATTCAGATCCCTCGTTGACCAATAATGTCGAGCCATGGCAAGGGAGGCAAAGGGCTTGGAAAAGGTGGAGCTAAGCGACACCGCAATGTCCTGCGCGACAACATCCAGGGCATCACCAAGCTTGCAATTCGGCGCTTGGCCCGCAGAGGAGGCGTAAAGCACATAAGCGGCCTCATCTACGAGGAGACTCGTGGAGTACTCAAAATCTTCATGGAGAACGTGATTAGAGACGCTGTTACCTACACAGAGCACGCTCTTCGCAAGACTGTGACTACTAGGGACGTGGTCTACGCGCTTAAGAGGCAGGGCTGGACTTTGCACAGGTTTGGTGGTTAGGGTTTGAGGTTCAAGTCTTGCTGTATGAATGGAAAATTTATAGGTTTTCGTGGTCGATTTGGTAGTTAGAATCTTGTTGCTTAACTCCATTGCAAAATGAAGTATTGTGCCATTATAGATAGTTCTGGAATCAATCTTGTAGTGCATTGAGTGGTTTATTGGATTTGTGATAACGGTTTGAAAATTACGCAAAACATTACCTTTTTCAAAActattttgtggaaaaaaaaaacctaaaagtctggattttgttttgctttctaACATTTTGGTATTTAGCATCGGATTTAAGGGAGTGAATGCAAACTCAAGGTCTCACTCCTTAGTCTCCTCTAACCTCTCCCCCTGCCCCCTCCTTTTCGTCTCGATCGAAATGGCTGCTACAGTTACGTCAGTCTTCATGGCCTTGTCAATGGCTGACTCATCTTGCGTAACCACCTTTCCCTCACTCTTTACCACCACCACAAAAAACCCATATCAGATTCTCTCTATACCCTCCAAACCTATCAAGCTTAACCTCTCGCGCTCTCACTCTTCACTTTTTTCCCCATGTCTCTCCTTCAAAACAAGACCCAATCTTCCTCCATAGCTACCTTTGTAGTCCAGACCTCAGACTGAGctcaacaagaagaagaaagcaacaCCATCACCATTGACACCGAGGACCGTGTTTTGGGTTGGGAAGCTGAGGGAGAGGATTTGGTCATTGAGGGCGTCGAAGCGGAGGCAAAGAGTAGTGATGATGGGGTTTTTAAGGAGATAGAATAACAAGAAGACTGGTTTGTATAACCTTCAGAAGAAGCAAAAGTTTTTGTTGGAAATTTGCCTTGTGACGTTGATAATCAGAAATTGGCTATGCTTTTCGAGCAGGCCGGGACGATGGAGATTGTCGAGGTTATTTACAATAGGGAGACTGACTAGAGTCGTGGGTTTGGGTTTGTGACGTTGAACACTgttgaagaagctgaaaagAGAGaggtattgtttatttttattttttatttttattccacGTAAGATCCCGATTACCTGCCGCTTGCACACCCCGCTTGTATCCAACATAACTATTCTATTAATGGAAAGGTAGTGAAAGCCACTAGATGAAATTTAAGCACTTTTTTTCTTGACAAATACCCATTACCACACTAGTTCAAAATAACTGGATTTTGTCGGGCAAGGAAATGAAATCTTATTATtggtataataataaaatatgataacaaataaattagaaacaaataatattattaaattaataataatcaatatGAATTTTGAGTGGAAtaaccaaatgtaaaatcatTTGGTATTATCCAAATTATGATTTTGTATTTACATAatccaataagaatgctctGCTCTTGATTCTATTCTAGATGTGTcttcaaataaaagattatCGTCCACTATACACTATAACACCATAACATTAAGCTAACGCCATTAGCTCAACATTTaactaagagcattggcaatgatCTAGACATTgccaaattcaaattttagctATAGCTTTAAATTTTGGTTAGGTGAATCCACATTGGAGTAGtcatcttaaagtcaaaataataatataatattatatatttgaataatattttataatttttttattttataaatacacttcatatattaattaataattaaatttttacttaaaattattatttctcaactatTTTCTTCCTAAATCTAATTATTCAACAAACACATACAAACCAAACTTTATTTCagcttaaaatataaataaaaacaataattccAATTCTCAAACCTATTgggaaatatataaataaaaaaataaggagaaaataaaaatatccaaaaaataaagaaaaaaaatgcacagaATGCACATAAGTGGAAAACATTTACTGCGAGAGAGaaaagagtgagagaaagagagagggatgattggtggaaaatattaaaataattgtttgaTCTGTGAATAGTCACTCTGCAAA
Protein-coding sequences here:
- the LOC109005173 gene encoding formin-like protein 18 isoform X1, coding for MTLFRKFFYRKPPDGLFEISERVYVFDCCFTMDTWEEDGYKVYIGGIVRQLRGHLPDASFMVFNFREGEKQSQIANILSEYDMTVMDYPRHYEGCPLLTIEMIHHFLRSSESWLSLGQQNVLLMHCERDGWPVLAFMLGALLVYRKQYPGEQNTLDMIYNQAPRELLQLMSPLNSMPSQLRYLLYVSRRNVTSEWPPLARALTLDCIIIRFLPKMDGAGGCCPIFRIYGQDPFMAADHTTKVLFSTPGRGKIVRHHKQADCELVKFDINCHVQGDVVLECISLDEDLEREEMMFRAMFNTAFIQSNILIINRDEIDILWNCKDQFHKDFRAEVLLSEMDAATSLISIDLPGIKEKEGLPVEAFAKVKEIYSNVDWLDPKADAALNVLQQIKTSTFLQERLETISLPTAEGSLLLDSTPENLISESKASEQNNRNLTLMAQAKQSIPSLDSWLDSNSVRKKIEAPELQFTFQWPAKSKIISQRGPPTSLSAPAPASYSNSLQGSPVPISRYHSAPSALGITALLHDHAASNSEEVKHAVTVALTSASSAPSISNLMKPVQLSNIPIPSKLTPPLPSFSIESSIDAPINIGNTSAAIPSLSVPLPISSAKDSSPTQHPGTTIQSSFPPPHPPPTPFAGASPFYALKSPRSMPPPPCPPFSGVSPSPSVNNSFSTPPSPPPPPPLPPSLSVTSPSSTIKNSFSNLPSSPPPLSGTAPSSLKTSFSGSHPPPPAIPSSHACDVHSAVCVKKNTAVTSAPPLPPPLPGSRPASGPTKLSLAPPSPPPPPNSALNDSSSKNSAHVPPVPPPPAPFSNGLTKAGRASPKLNSGATGVPPIPGPPSGSTFSSKGWGVSRANPRNQASAKKTNLKPYHWLKLTRAMQGSLWAEAQKADETSKAPDFDMSELESLFSAVVPNSEHGSTGGKSNCRASRSKLEKAQLIELRRAYNCEIMLTKVKVPLPELVSSVLALDESALDVDQVENLIKFCPTKEEIELLKGYVGDKENLGKCEQFFLELMKVPRVESKLRVFSFKIQFRAQVSDLRNNLNVVNSASEEIRNSVKLKRIMQTILSLGNALNHGTARGSAIGFRLDSLLKLTDTRAQNNKMTLMHYLCKVLAEKLPELLDFSKDLVNLEASTKIQLKYLAEEMQAISKGLEKVIQELTASENDGHVSNNFCKIIKEFLSYAEAEVRSLGSLYSSAVRIKLILIGIGLMRCLQDGTEALLDISEFRSFQGRNADALALYFGEDPARCPFEQVVSTLLNFVRMFVRAHEENCKYIELEKKRAEKEKESEKLMLFTNKKEPVHIMRITIRNGNIN